Proteins from one Amycolatopsis benzoatilytica AK 16/65 genomic window:
- a CDS encoding dihydrodipicolinate synthase family protein, translating into MAFEKQRRRLAGVVAIPVTPFTAAGDVDAETYERLVERLVLNGVEVVTPNGNTGEFYALEEQETRQCLELTTKAAREASVLAGVGHDVRTAAKAAKHASANGADMVMIHQPVHPYVSRAGWIDYHRAIADEVPDLGVVLYVRNPAIEGEDLAQLAEAAPNVIGVKYAVPDPVRFRTVARDAGYERFVWIAGLAELSAPGYFAVGATGFTSGLVNVAPRLSLDFFRRLRSHDFAGAMEIWDRIRPFEQMRAAESNANNVSVVKDALSQLGLCRPDVRPPSRLLTAAERERLHDIVSCWGLD; encoded by the coding sequence GTGGCCTTCGAGAAACAGCGCCGGCGACTCGCCGGCGTGGTAGCGATCCCGGTAACCCCGTTCACCGCAGCCGGCGACGTGGACGCCGAGACCTACGAGCGGCTCGTCGAACGGCTCGTGTTGAACGGCGTCGAGGTCGTCACTCCGAACGGCAACACCGGCGAGTTCTACGCGCTCGAAGAACAAGAGACGCGACAGTGCCTCGAACTCACCACGAAGGCCGCACGCGAAGCGAGCGTGCTCGCTGGCGTCGGACATGACGTGCGTACGGCTGCGAAGGCGGCGAAGCACGCGAGTGCCAACGGTGCGGACATGGTGATGATCCACCAGCCAGTGCATCCGTACGTGTCGCGCGCGGGCTGGATCGACTACCACCGCGCTATAGCGGACGAAGTGCCCGATCTCGGGGTCGTCCTGTACGTGCGCAACCCCGCCATCGAAGGCGAAGACCTGGCGCAGCTCGCCGAGGCAGCGCCGAACGTCATCGGCGTGAAGTACGCCGTGCCGGACCCAGTGCGCTTCCGCACTGTCGCGCGAGACGCTGGGTACGAGCGCTTCGTCTGGATCGCGGGCCTCGCCGAACTGTCCGCCCCTGGTTACTTCGCCGTCGGCGCGACCGGTTTCACGTCCGGCCTGGTGAACGTCGCCCCGCGACTCTCGCTCGACTTCTTCCGCCGCCTGCGCAGCCACGATTTCGCCGGCGCGATGGAGATCTGGGATCGGATCCGTCCGTTCGAGCAGATGCGCGCCGCGGAAAGCAACGCGAACAACGTCAGCGTGGTCAAGGACGCGCTTTCTCAGCTCGGCCTGTGCCGCCCCGACGTCCGGCCGCCGAGCCGGTTGCTGACCGCCGCCGAGCGGGAGCGGTTGCACGACATCGTGTCTTGCTGGGGACTCGACTGA
- a CDS encoding nucleoside deaminase translates to MRAALNAARAPGADVPIGAVVFDPDGRPLAAARNARVELADPTAHAEILALRAAAREFGDGWRLEGCTLAVTVEPCTMCAGALVLARISRLVFGAWEPKTGAVSSLWDVVRDRRLNHRPEVSGGVLEEECAALLEAYFADRRQAEG, encoded by the coding sequence GTGCGGGCCGCATTGAACGCGGCCCGCGCCCCCGGTGCCGACGTGCCCATCGGCGCGGTCGTCTTCGACCCGGATGGCCGCCCGCTCGCCGCGGCCCGCAACGCGCGGGTCGAGCTGGCCGACCCGACGGCGCACGCGGAGATCCTCGCGCTGCGCGCGGCGGCCCGCGAGTTCGGCGACGGCTGGCGGCTCGAAGGCTGCACGCTCGCGGTCACCGTGGAGCCGTGCACGATGTGCGCCGGCGCGCTCGTCCTCGCCCGCATCAGCCGGCTGGTGTTCGGGGCATGGGAGCCGAAGACGGGCGCGGTGTCGTCGCTCTGGGACGTCGTGCGCGACCGGCGGCTCAACCATCGTCCGGAAGTCAGCGGCGGCGTGCTCGAGGAGGAGTGCGCGGCCCTGCTCGAGGCGTACTTCGCGGACCGCAGGCAGGCCGAGGGCTAG
- a CDS encoding M20 metallopeptidase family protein, which translates to MTGPTDLPTLPGQRHAGLLDAARQLQDRTVELRRTVHRHPEQGLQLPKTQAAIRAALADLPIELTDGRTTTALTGVLHGSRPGPAVLLRADMDALPLDEDTGLEFASEVDGSMHACGHDTHVAMLASAARLLASRVDDLAGSVVFMFQPGEEGYHGARHMIHEGVLDAAGTRVTSAFGLHTIANSPSGVLQVRPGPMMASADTFSVEVTGRGGHGAAPHDAIDPVPAAAAMVGALQTMVSRRISVFDPAVVSVTRIAAGTTTNIIPETAVLEGTIRTLSDATRAFVREELPKVCEAVAAAHGCRVSAGVDPGYPPTVNDAAVAARVLSLGAELLGAENVEELSAPIMGAEDFSYVLQRVPGAFAFLGAREPGADPATTEDNHSNRVRFHEPAMAAGVAMYAAFALDALRG; encoded by the coding sequence ATGACCGGACCCACCGATCTCCCCACCCTGCCCGGCCAGCGACACGCCGGGCTGCTCGACGCCGCACGGCAGCTGCAAGACCGCACCGTGGAGCTTCGCCGCACCGTGCATCGGCACCCTGAGCAGGGCCTGCAGCTGCCGAAGACCCAAGCCGCGATCCGCGCCGCACTGGCCGATCTGCCGATCGAACTGACCGACGGCCGCACCACCACGGCGCTCACCGGCGTACTCCACGGCTCCCGTCCAGGCCCGGCGGTGCTGTTGCGCGCCGATATGGACGCGCTGCCGCTCGACGAGGACACCGGACTGGAGTTCGCGTCCGAAGTCGACGGTTCGATGCACGCCTGCGGGCACGACACGCACGTCGCGATGCTCGCCTCGGCGGCCCGGCTGCTCGCATCCCGGGTGGACGATCTCGCCGGCTCCGTAGTGTTCATGTTCCAGCCGGGCGAAGAGGGTTACCACGGCGCACGGCACATGATCCACGAAGGAGTGCTGGACGCGGCTGGCACGCGCGTGACGAGCGCCTTCGGCCTGCACACGATCGCCAACAGCCCGAGCGGCGTCCTGCAGGTGCGGCCCGGCCCGATGATGGCGTCGGCGGACACGTTCAGCGTCGAGGTCACCGGCCGCGGCGGCCATGGCGCCGCCCCGCACGACGCGATCGACCCGGTGCCCGCCGCCGCGGCGATGGTCGGCGCGCTGCAGACGATGGTGTCCCGCCGAATTAGCGTGTTCGACCCGGCGGTGGTCTCGGTGACCCGCATCGCGGCCGGCACGACGACGAACATCATCCCGGAGACGGCGGTGCTCGAGGGGACCATTCGCACCTTGTCGGACGCGACGCGAGCGTTCGTGCGCGAGGAACTGCCGAAGGTCTGCGAGGCGGTCGCGGCGGCGCACGGGTGCCGGGTGTCGGCCGGAGTGGACCCGGGGTACCCGCCGACCGTGAACGACGCGGCGGTGGCCGCGCGCGTGCTGTCGCTCGGCGCGGAGCTGCTGGGGGCGGAGAACGTCGAGGAATTGTCCGCGCCGATCATGGGAGCGGAAGATTTTTCCTATGTGCTGCAAAGGGTTCCGGGCGCGTTCGCATTCCTTGGCGCGCGCGAGCCAGGCGCGGATCCGGCGACGACCGAGGACAACCACTCCAACCGGGTCCGTTTCCACGAACCGGCGATGGCGGCTGGCGTGGCGATGTACGCGGCGTTCGCTTTGGACGCGCTGCGGGGCTGA
- the lysA gene encoding diaminopimelate decarboxylase has protein sequence MTLSELLPSLGCEAADHLEPGLWPQGTTLGEGGELLFAGAPVSHLAARFGTPAYLLDEAQVRETARAYRRALPEADVAFASKALCTRAVLRWVAEEGLSLDTCSAGEIAVARAVGFPAERILLHGNAKTPEDLKAALEYGVDRIVLDSLDEVEQLGALAQGAQRVLIRVTPGVSGNTHAAITTGTEGQKFGFSLRADVRDNVDRAVAAVLSQPSLRLSGLHCHIGSQVSRVDRYEEAARRMVEVLVRVRDQYGITLRELDLGGGHAVPYVDRDASFDLGGYARRLRVALGYECSSHDFPLPRLIIEPGRAIVGPAGITVYRVCAVKRGARTFVAVDGGMSDNPRPGLYGARYTARLVGRRTKAARTPMTVVGRHCESGDVLADVCLPDDIHVGDLLAVPCTGAYHHSLASNYNLVGRPPLVGVRNGHATLLVPRETEEDLLRRC, from the coding sequence GTGACGCTCAGCGAGCTGCTCCCGAGTCTCGGCTGCGAGGCCGCCGACCATCTCGAACCGGGCCTGTGGCCGCAAGGCACGACACTCGGCGAAGGTGGCGAGCTCCTCTTCGCCGGCGCGCCGGTCAGCCACCTGGCCGCGCGCTTCGGCACACCTGCCTACCTCCTCGATGAGGCACAGGTGCGCGAGACCGCGCGTGCGTACCGTCGCGCACTGCCGGAAGCAGACGTCGCATTCGCGAGCAAGGCGCTCTGTACGCGCGCAGTATTGCGCTGGGTCGCCGAAGAAGGACTGTCGCTCGACACTTGCTCGGCAGGCGAGATCGCCGTCGCGCGCGCCGTCGGCTTCCCTGCGGAGCGCATTCTGCTGCACGGCAATGCGAAGACACCTGAAGACCTGAAGGCCGCCCTCGAGTACGGCGTCGACCGCATCGTGCTCGACTCGCTGGACGAAGTCGAACAGCTCGGCGCGCTCGCACAAGGCGCGCAGCGCGTCCTGATTCGCGTGACGCCTGGCGTAAGCGGCAACACGCACGCTGCGATCACTACCGGCACCGAAGGGCAGAAGTTCGGCTTCTCGCTGCGCGCCGACGTACGCGACAACGTCGACCGTGCTGTCGCGGCGGTACTTTCACAGCCAAGCCTGCGACTGAGCGGCCTGCACTGCCACATCGGGTCGCAAGTGTCGCGCGTGGACCGTTACGAAGAAGCCGCGCGTCGGATGGTCGAAGTCCTTGTCCGCGTACGCGATCAGTACGGCATCACCTTGCGCGAGCTAGACCTCGGAGGTGGGCACGCCGTCCCGTACGTCGACCGTGATGCGTCCTTCGACCTAGGCGGCTACGCGCGACGGCTACGCGTCGCGCTCGGGTACGAATGCTCTTCGCACGATTTTCCCCTGCCGCGACTGATAATCGAACCCGGCCGCGCGATCGTAGGACCGGCCGGGATCACCGTGTACCGCGTATGCGCGGTCAAACGTGGCGCGCGCACTTTCGTCGCTGTCGATGGCGGCATGAGCGATAACCCGCGCCCGGGGTTGTACGGCGCGCGCTATACCGCGCGTCTCGTTGGCCGTCGCACGAAGGCAGCGCGTACGCCGATGACAGTGGTCGGCCGACACTGCGAGTCCGGCGATGTCCTCGCAGACGTCTGTCTTCCCGACGACATCCACGTAGGTGATCTGCTGGCCGTTCCGTGCACTGGCGCATACCACCATTCCCTTGCCTCGAACTACAATCTGGTCGGGCGTCCCCCTTTGGTAGGAGTCCGAAACGGGCACGCGACGCTCCTTGTCCCCCGAGAGACTGAAGAAGATCTTTTGCGCCGCTGTTAG
- a CDS encoding Lrp/AsnC family transcriptional regulator, giving the protein MGDENRTKIEEARAPRTLDGTDRTLIALLQEDGRASFTALAKAVGLSEGAVRQRVQRLLREEMVQIVAVTAPEHVDLTRRAMVGITVDGDVREVAQQLAKVGDVHQVALCSGRFDLLAEVLCRDDDHLLTVLGDEVRPIAGVVSTELFVYLKLAKQDYSWGRLTA; this is encoded by the coding sequence ATGGGTGACGAAAACCGTACGAAAATCGAGGAAGCGCGTGCGCCGAGAACGCTCGACGGGACCGACCGGACGCTCATCGCGTTGTTGCAGGAAGACGGCAGGGCATCGTTCACCGCACTGGCCAAGGCGGTAGGTCTTTCGGAGGGCGCGGTACGGCAGCGGGTCCAGCGGCTGCTCCGCGAGGAAATGGTGCAGATAGTCGCCGTGACCGCACCAGAACACGTCGACCTGACGCGGAGGGCGATGGTCGGCATCACGGTGGACGGTGACGTCCGAGAGGTAGCCCAGCAACTGGCCAAGGTCGGCGACGTGCATCAGGTCGCCCTGTGCTCAGGCCGCTTCGACCTCCTGGCCGAAGTCCTGTGCCGCGACGACGACCACTTGCTGACCGTGCTGGGCGACGAGGTCCGGCCGATCGCGGGAGTGGTGTCGACGGAGTTGTTCGTGTACCTGAAGCTGGCCAAGCAGGACTACTCCTGGGGCAGGTTGACCGCCTGA
- a CDS encoding serine hydrolase domain-containing protein, with protein MKLRKVLRSKVIAIFMTAATTLSAGVAVAAPGSALASGLAKLTGPDGVIGAIGMARKGNDAEYARSGFGDYFAKAPPDPHAKFRIGSNTKAFVSVVLLQLEAERKLSLNDTVDKWLPGVVAKNGNDGTKITLRQLLNHTSGLPDYLAGQFAQGYSANLNPNEPYVPRHLVNAALANKPTAAPGTAWHYSNTNYVLAGMVIQAATGNPPAVEVAHRIITPLGLSDTTFPTSDPTLPAPRLNGYFHVHGSTSPVRDVTSSNVQTTGSAGAMVSTVDDLADFERALFAGKLLPPAQQEELETTVPMGHDPAAGRYGLGVGQTQTPCGPVWTHTGAVLGYESTWLSSPDGERQVVVADNEYSLTLNPAVTEDLFAQPVAAYCALPKT; from the coding sequence ATGAAACTTCGCAAAGTGTTGCGCAGCAAGGTAATTGCCATCTTCATGACGGCCGCGACGACACTGTCCGCCGGCGTCGCCGTGGCCGCGCCGGGAAGCGCGCTCGCTTCCGGACTGGCCAAACTGACTGGCCCGGACGGGGTCATCGGCGCGATCGGCATGGCACGCAAAGGAAACGACGCGGAGTACGCCAGATCAGGGTTCGGCGACTACTTCGCCAAGGCTCCGCCCGATCCGCACGCGAAGTTCCGGATCGGCAGCAATACCAAGGCCTTCGTCAGCGTCGTACTGCTCCAGCTGGAAGCCGAACGCAAGCTGTCCTTGAACGACACCGTCGACAAATGGCTGCCCGGTGTCGTCGCGAAGAACGGCAACGACGGCACCAAGATCACCCTCCGGCAACTGCTCAACCACACCAGCGGCCTGCCGGACTACCTCGCCGGCCAGTTCGCTCAGGGCTACTCCGCCAACCTGAACCCGAATGAACCGTACGTACCACGGCACCTGGTCAACGCCGCCCTGGCGAACAAGCCGACCGCTGCACCCGGCACCGCCTGGCACTACTCGAACACCAACTACGTGCTGGCCGGAATGGTGATCCAGGCGGCCACCGGAAACCCGCCTGCCGTCGAGGTCGCGCACCGCATCATCACCCCGCTCGGACTGTCCGACACCACGTTCCCGACCAGTGACCCGACACTGCCGGCACCGCGGCTCAACGGCTACTTCCACGTGCACGGCTCGACATCGCCGGTCCGCGACGTCACCTCGTCCAACGTGCAGACCACCGGTTCCGCCGGCGCCATGGTGTCCACTGTAGATGATCTGGCGGACTTCGAACGCGCACTGTTCGCCGGCAAGCTGCTGCCGCCGGCACAACAAGAGGAGCTGGAGACGACCGTGCCGATGGGCCACGACCCCGCGGCCGGCCGATACGGTCTCGGCGTCGGCCAGACGCAGACCCCGTGCGGCCCGGTCTGGACGCACACCGGGGCCGTGCTCGGCTACGAAAGCACCTGGCTCAGCAGCCCGGACGGCGAGCGCCAGGTGGTCGTCGCGGACAACGAATACAGCCTGACGCTCAACCCGGCCGTAACGGAGGATCTGTTCGCGCAGCCGGTGGCCGCCTACTGCGCGCTGCCGAAGACGTAA
- a CDS encoding LamG-like jellyroll fold domain-containing protein: protein MTDSSRRNFLRGAGLLGAGAAVSALPGLNGVAAADPVVAQRPDGDSPRFTIAVMPDTQYLFDEDRGDSAPVDASLSYVLEHARSDNVVFLAHLGDLTQNGQAQEFAGISRSFQRLDWARFPYSTLAGNHDVNGSTDDQRGRTPYLDAFGPQRQRNSPTFRGASKDGYNTYHVFRAAGREWLVLAMDWRPSAGGFAWAKQVLAQHPHLPAILTIHDLVYGDDQGKAFLSDFGQHVWDDFVNESDQIFLTLNGHYWPPARMVKRNAAGHDVHLHITNYQDRYYGGSGMIRLYQFDVARGVIDVRTFSPWLDGKRDLSELQRIEAERSTDVDYFSIDIDFDQRFAGFAPIPVPPARPVKPQLVPGTVAYWRFEGGRAGTPVPDNALVKDLTGRGNDLRRVTVPGSGAAALTYSADFALRQPSHASLRFDGARNPNRGAYLQTVDNAPMNSLTFQRGYTFEAFIRLPDDFRDGNHGWCGIFARLGSGRMAGKTGDDPDESAATLSLSDGAELQWAVFPLNQDRISTNWGHELPLAKWWHVAVVNDASRSTLYVDGCPLLRNPKTPANGLANPGGNWLVGASSYGGKVERSFYGEIGEVRIVDRPLAPREFLLG, encoded by the coding sequence GTGACTGACTCTTCCCGGCGGAACTTCCTGCGTGGTGCCGGCCTTCTCGGCGCGGGCGCGGCGGTGTCCGCTCTTCCTGGCCTGAACGGGGTCGCCGCGGCGGATCCCGTGGTTGCGCAACGGCCGGACGGTGACAGCCCGCGGTTCACGATCGCGGTCATGCCGGACACCCAGTACCTCTTCGACGAGGATCGGGGCGACTCGGCTCCGGTGGACGCTTCGCTGTCGTATGTACTGGAGCACGCGCGTTCCGACAACGTTGTCTTTCTCGCGCATCTCGGCGACCTCACGCAGAACGGGCAGGCGCAGGAGTTCGCGGGCATCAGCAGGTCGTTCCAGCGGCTCGACTGGGCGCGGTTCCCGTACAGCACGCTGGCGGGCAACCACGACGTCAACGGCTCCACCGACGATCAGCGAGGCCGGACGCCGTACCTGGACGCGTTCGGGCCGCAACGGCAGCGGAACTCGCCGACGTTCCGCGGCGCGTCCAAGGACGGGTACAACACCTACCACGTGTTCCGTGCCGCCGGCCGGGAATGGCTGGTGCTGGCGATGGACTGGCGGCCGTCCGCGGGCGGGTTCGCGTGGGCCAAGCAGGTGCTCGCACAGCATCCGCACCTGCCCGCGATCCTGACCATTCACGACCTGGTCTACGGCGACGATCAGGGCAAGGCGTTCCTGTCGGACTTCGGCCAGCACGTCTGGGACGACTTCGTCAACGAGAGCGACCAGATCTTCCTCACCCTCAACGGGCACTACTGGCCGCCGGCCCGGATGGTCAAGCGCAACGCCGCCGGGCACGACGTGCACCTGCACATCACGAACTACCAGGACCGCTACTACGGCGGCAGCGGCATGATCCGGCTGTACCAGTTCGACGTCGCTCGCGGGGTGATCGACGTCCGCACCTTCTCGCCGTGGCTCGACGGCAAGCGCGATCTCAGCGAGCTGCAGCGCATCGAGGCCGAGCGCAGCACCGACGTCGACTACTTCAGCATCGACATCGACTTCGACCAGCGGTTCGCCGGCTTCGCGCCGATTCCGGTGCCGCCGGCCCGGCCGGTGAAGCCGCAACTGGTGCCGGGCACCGTCGCTTACTGGCGGTTCGAGGGGGGACGGGCAGGGACTCCGGTGCCGGACAACGCGCTGGTCAAGGACCTCACTGGCAGGGGCAACGACCTGCGCCGTGTGACCGTGCCGGGCAGCGGGGCCGCCGCGCTGACCTACTCGGCGGACTTCGCGCTCCGTCAGCCGTCGCACGCGAGCCTCCGATTCGACGGTGCCCGCAATCCCAATCGCGGTGCGTACCTGCAGACGGTCGACAACGCGCCGATGAACAGCCTGACCTTCCAGCGCGGCTACACCTTCGAGGCGTTCATTCGCCTGCCGGACGACTTCCGCGACGGCAACCACGGCTGGTGCGGCATCTTCGCGCGGCTGGGCAGCGGCCGAATGGCCGGGAAGACTGGCGACGACCCAGACGAATCGGCCGCGACGCTCAGCCTTTCCGACGGTGCCGAGCTGCAGTGGGCAGTGTTCCCGTTGAACCAGGATCGAATCTCGACCAACTGGGGACACGAACTCCCGCTGGCGAAGTGGTGGCACGTCGCGGTCGTCAACGACGCCTCGCGCAGCACCCTGTACGTCGACGGCTGCCCGCTCCTGCGCAACCCGAAGACGCCGGCGAACGGCCTGGCGAACCCGGGCGGCAATTGGCTGGTCGGCGCTTCGTCCTACGGCGGCAAGGTGGAACGCAGCTTCTACGGCGAGATCGGCGAAGTTCGGATCGTCGACCGGCCGTTGGCACCGCGGGAGTTTCTGCTGGGCTGA
- a CDS encoding APC family permease, with the protein MTEAVAAPVVPAKGLRSHALGMVSSTVIGMSSTAPAYSIAATLGFIVLAGTGFKAAAFVLLSFVPVLFVAFAFRELNAAEPDCGTNFTWATRAFGSRVGWMTGWVVLVAQLLVMSSQSALTGRYTLLLFGLDDLANDRAVTTAIGGAWLLALCWLCYRGIEVSARVQWILLGIELAVLVIFSVVALSHVYHGTAGLQSAKPSWDWLWPSGVGLGPAVSAVLLAVFIYWGWESSLSVNEESTDPRHAPGRAAILSTVLLVLNYLLVTVAALAFAGVGSQGIGLANEANAEDVLAGLGGAVFGTSGFGKVIGLLMIVSVLTSGAATSQATIMPAARTTLSMATHGALPKVFAKVHPKYQTPSVTTWVFGLLSLLLYVLLALWSKNVLADSVDAVGLTIAIEFTVTALACVWVFRRTLLSSVRNFVMRGLLPFAGGMFFLAILVLAVIAYAKPDAGETTVFGIGGVAVIGVVAILVGFPLMFAAQRVCRDFFAGRRLTRGVVARDGEVIESYR; encoded by the coding sequence ATGACCGAAGCCGTCGCCGCGCCTGTGGTGCCGGCCAAGGGGCTCCGTTCGCACGCACTGGGCATGGTGTCGTCGACGGTCATCGGCATGTCGTCGACCGCCCCCGCCTATTCGATCGCCGCGACGCTCGGGTTCATCGTGCTTGCCGGAACCGGGTTCAAGGCAGCCGCTTTCGTTCTGCTGTCGTTCGTGCCGGTGCTGTTCGTGGCGTTCGCGTTCCGCGAGCTGAACGCCGCCGAACCGGACTGCGGGACCAACTTCACCTGGGCCACCCGGGCGTTCGGCAGCCGGGTCGGCTGGATGACCGGGTGGGTCGTGCTGGTCGCGCAGCTGCTGGTGATGAGCAGCCAGTCCGCGCTGACCGGCCGGTACACCCTCCTGCTGTTCGGCTTGGACGACTTGGCGAACGACCGGGCGGTGACGACCGCGATCGGGGGCGCGTGGCTGCTCGCGCTGTGCTGGCTCTGCTATCGCGGCATCGAGGTCTCCGCCCGTGTCCAGTGGATCCTCCTCGGCATCGAACTCGCCGTCCTGGTGATCTTCTCCGTCGTCGCCCTCTCGCACGTCTACCACGGCACTGCGGGCCTGCAATCCGCCAAACCGAGCTGGGACTGGCTCTGGCCGAGCGGAGTCGGCCTCGGGCCAGCGGTTTCGGCGGTGCTGCTGGCGGTCTTCATCTACTGGGGCTGGGAGAGCTCGCTGTCGGTGAACGAGGAGTCGACGGACCCGCGGCACGCGCCGGGGCGGGCCGCTATCCTCTCGACCGTCCTGCTGGTGCTCAATTACCTTCTGGTGACCGTCGCGGCACTCGCGTTCGCCGGGGTCGGCAGCCAGGGGATCGGGCTGGCCAACGAGGCGAACGCGGAGGACGTGCTGGCCGGACTGGGCGGCGCGGTGTTCGGGACATCCGGGTTCGGCAAGGTCATCGGGTTGTTGATGATCGTGTCGGTTCTGACCTCCGGCGCGGCCACCAGCCAGGCGACGATCATGCCCGCCGCGCGCACCACGCTGTCCATGGCAACGCACGGCGCGCTGCCGAAGGTGTTCGCCAAGGTGCACCCGAAATACCAGACGCCTTCCGTGACTACCTGGGTGTTCGGGCTGCTGTCGCTCCTGCTCTACGTACTGCTGGCGTTGTGGAGCAAGAACGTGCTGGCGGATTCGGTGGACGCGGTCGGACTGACGATCGCGATCGAGTTCACGGTGACGGCGCTCGCGTGCGTCTGGGTGTTTCGCCGGACGCTGCTTTCCAGCGTGCGGAACTTCGTGATGCGTGGACTGCTGCCCTTCGCCGGCGGAATGTTCTTCTTGGCGATCCTCGTGCTCGCCGTCATCGCGTACGCGAAGCCGGATGCCGGGGAGACGACTGTGTTCGGCATCGGTGGCGTCGCGGTGATTGGGGTCGTGGCGATCCTCGTCGGGTTCCCGTTGATGTTCGCGGCGCAACGCGTGTGCCGTGACTTCTTCGCGGGACGTCGCCTGACGCGCGGCGTGGTCGCGCGCGACGGCGAGGTGATCGAGAGCTACCGGTAG
- a CDS encoding tRNA adenosine deaminase-associated protein codes for MAVQEPVTGFAIAVVREDGRWRCSALDSSALTELDAAITELGKLRSTGAAFGLLAVDDEFFVIVRPSPRGPSLLLSDAAAALDYDIAADVLDVLRVDPPDEDDDAVWPEGDLDILADLGLPGGELEVIVGEVDLYPDEQLQMIAQRCGFDAEYSKLLDTL; via the coding sequence ATGGCGGTGCAAGAGCCGGTCACGGGCTTCGCGATAGCGGTGGTCCGTGAGGACGGTCGGTGGCGGTGCAGTGCGCTTGATTCCTCGGCGCTTACGGAATTGGACGCGGCGATCACCGAGCTGGGGAAACTCCGCTCGACCGGGGCGGCATTCGGCCTGTTGGCCGTCGACGACGAGTTCTTCGTGATCGTCCGGCCCAGCCCTCGGGGACCCTCGCTGTTGCTGTCGGACGCCGCGGCGGCGCTCGACTACGACATCGCGGCGGATGTCCTCGACGTGCTGCGCGTCGATCCCCCGGACGAGGACGACGACGCGGTGTGGCCGGAGGGCGACCTCGACATCCTGGCCGACCTCGGCCTGCCGGGCGGGGAGCTGGAGGTGATCGTCGGCGAGGTCGACCTGTACCCGGACGAACAGCTCCAGATGATCGCCCAGCGCTGCGGCTTCGACGCCGAGTACTCGAAACTGCTGGATACGCTCTGA
- a CDS encoding class I SAM-dependent methyltransferase, which translates to MPDAIFAHPRLARIYDAFDGDRRDLAAYLRIADELGACKVLDVGCGTGCLAVLLAESGRTVVAVDPAEASLAVARAKDARVTWRHGDATTLPELDADLAVMTGNVAQVFLTDEEWAATLRGIRAALRPGGHLVFETRRPEFRAWESWGESVRVLDVPGVGEVEERREVTEVRLPLVSFRFRYTFLTDNTILASDSTIRFRSQDEIVVSLHEQGYRVLDVRDAADRPGRELVFLAR; encoded by the coding sequence ATGCCGGACGCGATCTTCGCTCACCCTCGACTAGCGCGGATCTACGACGCGTTCGACGGCGATCGCCGAGACCTGGCCGCGTACCTCCGCATCGCGGACGAGTTGGGGGCCTGCAAGGTGCTGGACGTCGGCTGCGGAACGGGCTGCCTGGCAGTCCTGCTGGCCGAGTCCGGGCGCACTGTCGTAGCGGTGGATCCAGCGGAGGCGTCGCTCGCCGTAGCGCGGGCCAAAGACGCCCGGGTGACTTGGCGGCACGGAGACGCGACGACTTTGCCCGAGCTGGACGCAGACCTTGCCGTCATGACCGGGAACGTCGCACAGGTGTTCCTGACCGACGAGGAATGGGCCGCCACGCTGCGCGGAATCCGGGCGGCGCTGCGGCCCGGCGGACATCTGGTGTTCGAGACCCGCCGGCCGGAGTTCCGCGCCTGGGAAAGCTGGGGTGAGTCCGTCCGCGTCCTCGACGTGCCCGGGGTCGGTGAGGTGGAGGAACGCCGCGAAGTCACCGAGGTGCGGCTCCCACTGGTCTCGTTCCGCTTCCGGTACACCTTTCTAACCGACAACACCATCCTGGCTTCGGATTCCACGATCCGATTCCGAAGCCAGGACGAGATCGTTGTCAGCCTGCACGAGCAGGGCTACCGGGTGCTGGACGTCCGAGATGCCGCTGACCGGCCTGGTCGCGAATTGGTTTTCCTCGCCAGGTGA
- a CDS encoding DUF6328 family protein, translating to MGSETRSQMLQRNVGELLQELRVAQAGVQILFGFLLAVVFTTPFREASGFEKALHLLAVLLTVASTALLMAPAAWHRVLFRSGQRGEILRVGNRVVLVGFGCLAGAITVTVGLIAKVVYGPVAMGLIGGLALLLFGLLWFIAPGLLAGDRLRRDDH from the coding sequence GTGGGCAGCGAGACGCGGAGCCAGATGCTGCAGCGGAACGTCGGCGAGCTGCTGCAGGAGTTGCGGGTCGCGCAGGCGGGTGTGCAGATCCTGTTCGGGTTTCTGCTCGCGGTGGTCTTCACGACTCCGTTCCGTGAAGCCAGCGGGTTCGAGAAGGCGCTGCACCTGCTGGCAGTCCTGCTCACGGTCGCGTCAACGGCGTTGCTGATGGCGCCTGCGGCCTGGCACCGGGTGCTGTTCCGGTCCGGGCAACGGGGGGAGATCCTGCGCGTCGGCAACCGCGTGGTGCTGGTCGGGTTCGGATGTTTGGCGGGTGCGATCACGGTGACCGTCGGGCTCATCGCGAAGGTCGTCTACGGGCCGGTCGCGATGGGCCTGATCGGCGGGCTCGCGCTGCTGCTCTTCGGGCTGCTGTGGTTCATCGCGCCGGGGCTGCTCGCCGGCGACCGGCTGCGACGAGATGATCACTGA